GGTCGCCGATCCGTCCGACGAGTCCGACGAATCGGTCATCATCCGCGAGGCGCTGACCGCGGTGCAGGAGTCGGAGATGTTCACCTCCGTATTGATCCCGCTGGGCGAAGGCCTGCTCGCCGCCATCAAGAACTGAGCCCCACCGACAGCACAAACCACAGACGGCGCCGTCCCCCACCAACGGGAGCCGGCGCCGTCTGCGCGTCCGAGATCAACAGCCCCTAAACGGGGGTGACTTCGACATTCTTCGGCACCACCGTGATGCCGTTGTCCGAAACGGTGAATCCGCGAGCCTCATCAGCCTCATGATCGACACCGATCTGCACGCCGTCGGGCACCACGACATTCTTGTCGAGGATGACATTGTGCAAGGTACAGTTCTGGCCGACGCGGGAATTGTTCATGACCACGCAACCGTCCACCACGGAGTGATTCTCGATGCGCACGCCCGGGCTGAGCACCGAATGGTCGACGTCGCCGCCGGAGATGATGCAGCCGTTGGTGACGATGGAGCTTTCGGCGGTGCCGTGCAGGGTGAACTTCGCACCGGGCAGTTGGGTCTGCCTGGTCAGGATCGGCCACTGCGTGTTGTAGAGGTTGAACTCCGGCACGACCGAGATCAGATCCATGTGCGCGTCGAAGAAAGCATCGATGGTGCCCACGTCACGCCAGTAGTTGCGGTCGAGTTCGGTCGATCCCGGAACGTCGTTGGAGGTGAAGTCGTAGACCGAGCAGTCGTGCGAGTCCACGAACGACGGGATGATGTCGCCGCCCATGTCGTGCTTGGAATCCTTGGCCTGGCCGTCGGCATTGAGCCGCTCGACGAATTCCTTGCGGCTGAAGATGTAGTTGCCCATGGAGGCGAACGACATATCGGGGGCGTCGGGCAGCCCTGGCGGATCCTTCGGCTTTTCGAGGAAGCGATCGATGACCCGGTCTTTGCCCGCGTCGATGATGCCGAATGCGGACGCTTCGGATCGCGGCACCCGGATGGCCGCGACAGAAGCCGGCAGGCCGGAGTCGATATGGGCGTCCAGCATCTGGGCCACATCCATCCGGTAGATGTTGTCGGCGCCGAAGACGATGACGTAGTCGGGATCCTCGTCGTTGATGAGGTTCATGGATTGGTAGATGGCGTCGGCGCTGCCCTGGTACCAGTGCGGGCCGCGGCGTTGCTGGGCGGGGACGGGAGTGATGTGGTCGTTGAGCATGCT
The Brooklawnia propionicigenes DNA segment above includes these coding regions:
- the glgC gene encoding glucose-1-phosphate adenylyltransferase, coding for MAQPKVLSIVLAGGEGKRLMPLTADRAKPAVPFGGTYRLIDFALSNMVNSGFTKVAVLTQYKSHSLDRHITLAWRLSSMLNDHITPVPAQQRRGPHWYQGSADAIYQSMNLINDEDPDYVIVFGADNIYRMDVAQMLDAHIDSGLPASVAAIRVPRSEASAFGIIDAGKDRVIDRFLEKPKDPPGLPDAPDMSFASMGNYIFSRKEFVERLNADGQAKDSKHDMGGDIIPSFVDSHDCSVYDFTSNDVPGSTELDRNYWRDVGTIDAFFDAHMDLISVVPEFNLYNTQWPILTRQTQLPGAKFTLHGTAESSIVTNGCIISGGDVDHSVLSPGVRIENHSVVDGCVVMNNSRVGQNCTLHNVILDKNVVVPDGVQIGVDHEADEARGFTVSDNGITVVPKNVEVTPV